A genomic window from Ruminiclostridium cellulolyticum H10 includes:
- the dhaL gene encoding dihydroxyacetone kinase subunit DhaL has product MSSFKNTLASSVVYNVINTIIDNWTYLSEVDGLIGDGDHGVNMNKGFTMTKNKLEGKEISLSEGFNILGKTLILEIGGSMGPLYGTFFIEFSKACKDVEDIDKEAFGATLEAALKGMQAFDKAKVGDKTLMDTLVPAIEGYKAALAEGKDFKAALEDMKSEAEKGKESTRDMVAKIGRAARLGERSRGVLDAGATSCNLILKSMADAIIELL; this is encoded by the coding sequence ATGAGCAGCTTTAAAAATACACTTGCATCCTCAGTAGTATATAATGTGATAAACACAATAATTGATAATTGGACTTACTTAAGTGAAGTAGACGGATTAATAGGTGACGGAGACCATGGAGTTAATATGAATAAGGGCTTCACCATGACAAAAAATAAGCTTGAAGGTAAGGAAATCAGTTTATCGGAAGGGTTTAATATACTGGGCAAAACATTGATACTGGAAATTGGAGGTTCTATGGGCCCTCTTTACGGAACCTTCTTTATAGAGTTTTCCAAAGCCTGCAAAGATGTTGAAGATATAGACAAGGAAGCTTTCGGAGCAACATTGGAAGCTGCACTAAAAGGCATGCAGGCTTTTGATAAAGCAAAAGTTGGTGACAAAACTCTAATGGATACTCTGGTTCCTGCAATTGAAGGATACAAAGCGGCTTTGGCAGAAGGAAAGGATTTTAAAGCTGCACTGGAGGACATGAAGTCCGAAGCTGAAAAGGGTAAGGAATCAACACGGGATATGGTGGCGAAAATAGGCAGAGCGGCTAGACTTGGCGAAAGGTCAAGAGGAGTTCTCGATGCAGGTGCAACTTCCTGTAACCTTATCCTGAAATCAATGGCAGATGCTATTATTGAACTATTGTAA
- the rpiB gene encoding ribose 5-phosphate isomerase B — protein MSIAIGCDEAGFQFKEVIKNLLLEKGLDVEDFGVYNTDPVLYPDIAVAVAKSISEGKHERGILICGTGIGMAIAANKVPGIRAAVCHDSFSTERSRKSNNAQIMALGARVIGIELAKLLVDLWLECEFGGGGSEAKVNKIMEYENEFLKSCR, from the coding sequence ATGTCTATAGCTATAGGTTGTGATGAAGCAGGATTTCAATTCAAGGAAGTAATAAAGAATCTTTTATTAGAAAAAGGGTTGGATGTTGAAGATTTTGGAGTATATAATACAGACCCTGTGCTATATCCTGATATTGCTGTTGCCGTTGCAAAGTCAATATCTGAAGGAAAACATGAAAGAGGGATATTGATTTGCGGAACAGGTATAGGAATGGCCATTGCTGCCAATAAAGTTCCGGGTATAAGAGCGGCCGTTTGTCATGACTCTTTCTCAACTGAACGTTCCAGAAAAAGCAACAATGCACAGATTATGGCCCTTGGGGCACGTGTAATCGGAATAGAGCTGGCAAAGCTTCTGGTGGATTTATGGCTGGAGTGTGAATTTGGTGGCGGTGGTTCAGAGGCGAAAGTCAATAAAATCATGGAGTACGAAAATGAATTTTTAAAAAGTTGTAGATAA
- a CDS encoding cache domain-containing sensor histidine kinase → MKTLINKLTRLSLVWQVTIVFSLIMIIPAIVITTSYFEIVRDNLLEEANKKVQENLKKLDSNINSNISDMNSALNQLVFSQEFQYYLNPENNLSTHEKNYYVYSVQNELLNIRYVYTNQFNRLVIYSSNNQIDEYFDWSYHMERLYDRDYYSEIMQSSSEHIYGNVRVYDRSLGNLVNYEELENKEELVLPIYQKILDIRTKQCIGIIEVDMTMSKLADSSKLIDQDSEVKYLIFDRNQKLVFTSDDKSKGEFATIKFPQESGVSDIKIGDADYLIAYYKDDITGLTSAAVMDKKKILASTSGVATLLLLIAILSIVFIILFTNVAARVFFRKLKEIDRMITHIEAGQFDVRIKVGGFNEISRISESFNHMAERLQGLLVSMVQKEKAQKEAEIHALQAQINPHFLYNTLENMRMQCEIDDYYVVADKLENLGDLLRYSLHWESPKVKISEELNNIEQYIEIMRMRFNKRLTHQIECPESLKNIMIPKLILQPLVENCFTHGFKDSLPPWKIFVNVSIVENKLSITVEDNGVGIGNERLEEIYKCIAENKTIYNKNKSKNSIGILNVSQRLKMICPAGSGMYIESEQNVGTKIILTIIIESGVQNGGEEDVQNIGGR, encoded by the coding sequence ATGAAAACACTGATAAATAAGCTTACAAGACTTAGTCTGGTATGGCAGGTTACTATTGTTTTCTCACTTATAATGATAATTCCTGCAATTGTGATAACCACATCGTACTTTGAAATTGTCAGAGATAATCTTTTGGAGGAAGCAAATAAAAAGGTACAGGAGAATTTAAAAAAACTGGATAGTAACATAAATTCCAATATCAGTGACATGAACAGTGCACTGAATCAATTGGTTTTCAGTCAGGAATTTCAGTATTATTTAAATCCTGAAAATAATCTAAGCACGCATGAAAAGAATTATTATGTCTACAGTGTTCAAAATGAACTTTTAAATATACGTTATGTATATACCAATCAATTCAACAGACTTGTTATATATTCTTCGAATAATCAGATTGATGAGTATTTCGACTGGTCATATCACATGGAAAGATTATATGACCGTGATTATTATTCTGAAATAATGCAAAGCAGCAGTGAACATATATATGGAAATGTACGTGTATATGACAGATCCTTAGGAAACCTTGTAAATTATGAAGAGCTTGAAAATAAGGAAGAATTGGTATTACCCATTTATCAAAAAATATTAGATATTCGCACCAAGCAATGCATCGGAATAATTGAAGTCGATATGACAATGAGCAAGCTTGCTGATTCAAGCAAACTTATAGATCAGGATTCAGAAGTGAAATATTTGATTTTTGATCGTAACCAAAAATTGGTTTTCACCTCGGACGATAAAAGTAAGGGAGAATTTGCCACTATAAAATTTCCTCAAGAATCAGGTGTATCGGATATTAAAATCGGGGATGCAGATTATTTAATTGCGTATTATAAGGATGATATTACGGGTCTGACCAGTGCTGCCGTAATGGACAAGAAGAAAATTCTTGCTTCCACTTCAGGAGTTGCTACCCTTCTGCTTTTGATTGCCATTCTCAGTATTGTGTTTATTATACTTTTTACCAATGTAGCAGCGAGAGTATTCTTCAGAAAGCTTAAAGAAATTGATAGAATGATTACACATATTGAAGCTGGACAGTTTGATGTACGGATTAAAGTGGGTGGATTTAATGAAATTTCCAGGATTTCAGAGAGCTTTAATCATATGGCTGAAAGACTTCAAGGATTGCTTGTTTCAATGGTCCAAAAGGAAAAAGCACAGAAAGAGGCGGAAATACATGCCCTTCAAGCACAAATAAATCCGCATTTTCTCTATAATACTCTGGAAAATATGAGAATGCAGTGTGAAATAGACGATTATTATGTAGTGGCAGACAAACTGGAAAATTTGGGTGATTTACTGCGTTACAGCCTGCATTGGGAAAGCCCCAAAGTAAAAATAAGTGAAGAACTCAATAATATTGAACAGTATATAGAGATTATGAGAATGCGATTTAATAAAAGACTGACCCATCAAATAGAATGTCCCGAAAGCTTAAAGAATATTATGATCCCTAAACTGATACTCCAGCCATTGGTTGAAAATTGTTTTACACATGGCTTTAAAGATTCTCTTCCTCCATGGAAGATATTTGTTAATGTTTCTATAGTAGAAAACAAGCTGAGCATAACTGTTGAAGATAATGGCGTGGGAATTGGAAATGAACGTCTTGAAGAAATCTATAAATGTATCGCGGAAAATAAGACTATTTACAATAAAAATAAGTCTAAAAACTCAATAGGTATTCTTAATGTAAGTCAACGTCTGAAGATGATTTGTCCTGCTGGAAGCGGAATGTACATTGAGAGTGAACAGAATGTCGGAACCAAAATTATTCTAACCATTATTATTGAATCGGGTGTTCAAAACGGAGGGGAAGAAGATGTTCAAAATATTGGTGGCAGATGA
- a CDS encoding sugar ABC transporter ATP-binding protein, producing MKDISKSFNGVNVLHNVHFKLEKGSVHALMGENGAGKSTLMKILAGVTKSDTGSISINGSNVEINSPTDSQNMGIAMIHQELSPIPGMTVAENIYLGREPGKGGFVDYRMLYRQTGELLKSLHINNISPKEKLQNLQVADQQLVEIAKAISFNAEIIIMDEPTSAITDKEVDNLFLIIDNLRKEGKGIIYISHKMDEVFRISDEITVLRDGVYVDSWQAEDINNEILIKNMVGRELSDIYPKVHVPIGEKVLEVRNLTLKNKFSGINFDVRKGEILGIAGLVGAGRTEVMQALFGLSPADEGEIIFEGKKLNPKEPVEAIKNGLAFVTEDRKGEGLVPYMSVGNNITLASMKDFEKNFLIDMKSEDEVIHKQISSLRIRTQGKEQLVSSLSGGNQQKVVLAKWLIKKPKLLILDEPTRGIDVGAKSEIYKIMCDFVAQGNSIIMISSEMPEVMGMADRIIVFSNRKLGGELKREDFVQENIMRLAVSKM from the coding sequence ATGAAAGATATCAGCAAGAGTTTTAACGGAGTAAATGTATTGCATAATGTACATTTTAAACTGGAAAAGGGTTCAGTTCATGCCCTTATGGGTGAGAATGGAGCTGGCAAATCCACACTCATGAAAATCCTAGCTGGAGTAACAAAGAGTGATACGGGAAGCATCAGTATAAATGGTAGTAATGTAGAAATCAATTCGCCTACGGATTCCCAGAATATGGGAATAGCAATGATCCATCAGGAGTTGTCTCCTATTCCGGGAATGACAGTAGCTGAAAATATATATTTGGGACGTGAACCTGGAAAAGGAGGATTTGTTGACTATCGAATGCTGTACAGGCAAACAGGAGAATTATTAAAAAGCCTTCATATTAACAATATAAGTCCAAAAGAAAAGCTTCAGAATTTGCAGGTTGCTGACCAGCAGCTTGTTGAGATAGCAAAGGCTATTTCCTTTAATGCAGAGATTATTATTATGGATGAGCCGACTTCTGCAATAACAGATAAAGAAGTTGATAACCTGTTTTTAATTATAGATAACCTTAGAAAAGAAGGAAAGGGAATCATATATATTTCTCATAAGATGGATGAGGTTTTCAGGATTTCTGATGAAATTACCGTGCTTAGAGATGGAGTATATGTGGATTCCTGGCAGGCTGAAGATATCAACAATGAAATTCTTATTAAAAACATGGTTGGACGGGAACTCAGCGATATTTATCCAAAGGTGCACGTTCCTATAGGCGAGAAGGTATTGGAGGTCCGTAACCTGACACTTAAAAACAAATTTTCCGGTATTAACTTTGATGTTAGAAAAGGAGAGATTCTTGGTATTGCGGGATTGGTTGGTGCAGGCCGTACTGAAGTAATGCAGGCTCTGTTCGGGCTTAGTCCGGCAGATGAGGGTGAAATAATCTTCGAGGGGAAAAAACTTAATCCCAAAGAGCCTGTGGAAGCGATTAAGAATGGTTTGGCATTTGTTACTGAAGATAGAAAAGGTGAGGGACTTGTACCGTATATGAGTGTTGGAAACAATATTACGCTGGCTTCTATGAAGGACTTTGAAAAGAATTTTCTGATTGACATGAAATCTGAGGATGAAGTAATTCACAAACAGATTTCTTCCCTCCGTATAAGAACACAAGGAAAAGAGCAGTTAGTATCATCTCTTTCAGGAGGAAACCAACAAAAGGTTGTTCTTGCAAAATGGTTGATAAAAAAGCCAAAACTGTTAATATTGGACGAGCCTACCCGAGGTATTGATGTAGGTGCTAAATCTGAAATCTATAAGATTATGTGCGACTTTGTTGCACAGGGGAATTCTATTATAATGATTTCTTCGGAAATGCCTGAAGTAATGGGGATGGCTGACAGGATCATAGTATTCAGCAATCGTAAATTAGGCGGCGAACTTAAGAGGGAAGATTTTGTACAGGAAAATATTATGAGACTTGCTGTATCTAAAATGTGA
- a CDS encoding transcription termination/antitermination NusG family protein — protein sequence MNNWFVFRVQIGEEYKACEFLNKLYDKEESVEFVPQVEVVTKNSQSIRKELTPTFPGYVFTGSILKEKTFVDLAYLYARFSKCVF from the coding sequence ATGAACAATTGGTTTGTATTTCGTGTACAAATTGGAGAAGAATATAAAGCTTGTGAGTTTTTGAATAAGTTATACGATAAGGAAGAGTCAGTAGAATTTGTTCCCCAAGTTGAAGTAGTGACTAAGAATTCCCAATCTATTCGCAAAGAGCTAACACCTACGTTTCCCGGTTATGTTTTCACAGGTTCTATTTTAAAAGAAAAAACTTTTGTAGACCTTGCATACTTATATGCAAGGTTTTCTAAGTGTGTTTTCTAA
- a CDS encoding ABC transporter permease has translation MENIKNYRKMTAGQFLEKFATLIGLFLVILIFALLKPKFLDVNNVFNLLRQASINGLLALGMTFVVLTGGIDLSVGSILGASGIFAALVAQNHDIPWFVAVFVGLGVGFILGSLNGIVISWLKVPAFVATLGMLSVARGITYLASNAQPVPGLSEGFLKIGGGNVGIIPIPVIILAVVFIICSVLIYKAKYGRYIFGVGGNAKAARLSGINVKKIKWSAYMIAGVLAGLAGVVLTSRVSSGLAMAGQNYETDAIAAVVMGGTSLAGGKGRLWGTLVGVLIIAVLNNGLDMMAVSSYWQLIIKGLIIIAAVMMDSLNSSND, from the coding sequence ATGGAGAATATAAAAAATTACAGAAAAATGACTGCAGGTCAGTTTTTAGAGAAATTTGCGACATTGATTGGACTGTTTTTGGTTATATTGATTTTTGCTTTACTAAAACCCAAATTCCTTGATGTAAACAATGTTTTTAACCTGTTAAGACAGGCATCCATAAATGGCTTACTTGCCCTTGGAATGACATTTGTAGTGTTAACAGGGGGAATTGATCTCTCCGTCGGCTCAATATTGGGTGCATCTGGAATATTTGCAGCACTTGTTGCCCAGAACCATGATATTCCCTGGTTTGTGGCAGTCTTTGTTGGATTGGGTGTAGGTTTTATACTTGGAAGTTTAAACGGAATAGTAATCTCATGGCTAAAGGTTCCGGCTTTTGTTGCTACGTTGGGAATGTTGAGCGTCGCCAGAGGAATTACTTATCTGGCCAGCAATGCACAGCCGGTACCGGGGTTAAGTGAAGGATTTCTGAAAATTGGTGGAGGAAATGTTGGAATTATACCAATCCCAGTTATTATCCTTGCAGTAGTATTTATTATTTGCAGTGTTCTTATATACAAGGCAAAATATGGAAGATACATTTTTGGTGTAGGTGGAAATGCAAAAGCTGCACGTCTATCAGGTATAAATGTTAAGAAAATCAAGTGGTCAGCATATATGATAGCAGGGGTTTTGGCAGGACTTGCGGGTGTAGTATTGACTTCTCGTGTATCTTCCGGATTGGCAATGGCCGGACAAAACTATGAGACAGATGCTATTGCGGCTGTTGTAATGGGCGGAACCAGTCTGGCAGGCGGTAAAGGAAGATTATGGGGAACTCTTGTCGGCGTCCTTATAATAGCAGTTTTAAATAATGGCTTGGATATGATGGCTGTATCATCATACTGGCAGTTAATTATCAAAGGTTTGATAATTATTGCAGCTGTTATGATGGATAGCTTAAACAGTTCTAATGATTAA
- a CDS encoding dihydroxyacetone kinase subunit DhaK — protein sequence MQRIINDPFNCVEDMLEGFLKTHSDIVVKTDNPRTIKYKNAPVPGKVGIVTGGGSGHKPAFIGYCGKNMVDAVAVGEIFASPTAKAFLDAMREADSGNGVACLYGNYAGDNMNVKMATTFAEEEGITVKTVVANDDVASAPKSEKEKRRGVAGEILMWKVGGAKAAKGGTLDEVIAAAQKAIDNTRSVGIGLTSCTIPAVGHSNFKIEPGTMEVGIGHHGEPGISVSELKTADEMAQEMLDIILPDYPFVAGDEVVALVSGLGATPIMELYILYNKVEEILAQKGIKVYRSYVGNYFTSLEMMGATLTLMKVDEELKELVDEEVNTVGMKQFK from the coding sequence ATGCAAAGAATTATTAATGATCCATTCAATTGTGTAGAAGATATGTTAGAAGGTTTTCTAAAGACTCACTCTGATATAGTTGTTAAAACAGACAATCCAAGAACTATTAAATATAAAAACGCTCCTGTTCCCGGTAAAGTGGGTATTGTTACAGGGGGAGGCTCAGGGCACAAACCAGCGTTTATCGGTTATTGCGGAAAAAATATGGTGGACGCTGTTGCTGTAGGTGAAATATTTGCATCACCCACAGCAAAGGCATTCCTGGATGCTATGAGAGAAGCAGATTCGGGAAATGGTGTGGCATGTCTCTACGGAAACTACGCCGGAGACAATATGAATGTCAAAATGGCAACAACCTTTGCGGAAGAAGAAGGCATAACAGTTAAAACAGTTGTAGCTAATGACGATGTTGCCTCCGCACCTAAATCTGAAAAGGAAAAAAGACGTGGTGTTGCAGGGGAAATATTAATGTGGAAGGTTGGAGGAGCTAAAGCAGCCAAGGGAGGAACTCTTGATGAAGTAATAGCTGCAGCACAAAAAGCCATAGATAATACAAGAAGTGTGGGTATTGGTCTTACATCATGTACAATACCTGCTGTAGGACACTCAAACTTTAAGATAGAGCCGGGAACAATGGAGGTTGGCATTGGTCATCACGGTGAACCTGGAATTTCGGTTTCGGAACTTAAGACTGCTGATGAGATGGCTCAGGAAATGCTTGATATTATTCTGCCGGATTATCCTTTTGTTGCAGGTGATGAGGTTGTTGCTCTTGTTTCAGGTCTTGGTGCTACTCCTATAATGGAATTATATATCCTTTACAACAAAGTTGAAGAAATACTTGCACAAAAGGGTATCAAAGTATACAGATCCTATGTGGGCAACTACTTTACTTCTCTTGAAATGATGGGTGCTACCCTAACATTGATGAAAGTTGATGAAGAATTAAAGGAACTGGTAGACGAAGAAGTTAATACAGTTGGAATGAAACAGTTTAAATAG
- a CDS encoding response regulator, producing the protein MFKILVADDEDVIRKGIVVILKRELANIDICCIEAENGIEALKLCKEHLPQLVITDIRMPFCDGLNLIKNIKETGYSPTFIILSGYADFEYAKSAIKLGVKEYVLKPIKKHELVSMVEGYVKSLANEKQRIDEKFARESENKKVVENVKQKLLRSLLDSTDAEESNRCLTELYDLGIHFSEKLLLCAIIQYQVNNENKDYIDFAVKNIADEVLTQKMGKDFLITVQYESGRLAAVFEGLKRETMFLSVKQELNKICNLVRKYLMVDVFAGIGDAVYGSTLLHKTFNFANMATNYKLYRTGNSVQLFSEIPMSLRYEQIDWGNLIRPLKNINNAEIINSFEKLIRLTPSLQSLSVIEQSYTKLVDSINRQLVKYNSTRTESIIKPLPFFELWSFLQLKQEINRYLNQVCQAADEAGIDVPNKKLIVEVLQFVRENAASDINLNIVAEKFDRTPAYMSALFKKGTGMGFNEYITSIRMAMAKKLLADTSIPIGEVSGLCGYINPKYFSVVFKNTFGVSPVVYRQNSMH; encoded by the coding sequence ATGTTCAAAATATTGGTGGCAGATGATGAGGATGTTATAAGAAAGGGTATAGTCGTAATACTCAAAAGGGAGCTGGCGAACATTGATATTTGTTGTATTGAGGCTGAAAATGGTATAGAAGCACTTAAACTCTGCAAAGAACATTTACCTCAGCTTGTCATTACCGATATCCGGATGCCTTTCTGTGATGGGCTTAATTTAATTAAGAATATAAAGGAAACAGGGTATTCTCCAACTTTTATCATTCTTTCAGGATATGCAGATTTTGAATATGCAAAGTCTGCCATTAAGTTAGGTGTTAAAGAATATGTACTTAAGCCTATTAAAAAGCATGAACTTGTTTCTATGGTTGAGGGTTATGTAAAAAGCTTGGCTAATGAGAAACAGAGAATAGACGAAAAATTTGCCCGTGAAAGTGAAAATAAGAAGGTTGTAGAAAATGTAAAGCAAAAGCTCCTTAGAAGCTTACTTGATTCCACTGATGCAGAAGAGTCAAATAGATGCCTGACCGAGCTTTATGATTTGGGTATCCACTTTAGTGAAAAGCTTTTACTCTGTGCAATCATACAATACCAGGTGAATAATGAAAACAAAGACTATATTGATTTTGCAGTAAAAAACATAGCAGATGAAGTTTTGACCCAGAAAATGGGTAAGGATTTCTTGATTACAGTTCAATATGAATCAGGCAGACTTGCTGCTGTTTTTGAAGGACTTAAAAGAGAGACAATGTTCCTTTCAGTAAAGCAGGAGCTAAATAAGATCTGCAATCTGGTTCGCAAGTACCTGATGGTAGATGTTTTTGCCGGTATTGGTGATGCCGTCTATGGCTCTACATTATTGCATAAAACCTTTAATTTTGCCAACATGGCTACCAATTACAAATTGTATCGTACAGGTAACAGTGTACAATTATTCTCGGAGATACCTATGTCATTGAGGTATGAACAGATTGATTGGGGTAATTTAATCCGCCCCCTTAAGAATATTAATAATGCAGAAATTATTAATTCTTTTGAAAAACTGATTAGGTTAACCCCTTCACTACAGTCTCTGTCAGTTATTGAGCAAAGCTATACAAAACTTGTTGATAGTATTAACCGTCAGCTTGTTAAGTATAACAGCACAAGGACGGAAAGTATTATTAAGCCTCTTCCCTTTTTTGAGCTCTGGAGTTTTTTACAGCTTAAACAGGAGATTAACAGATATCTCAATCAAGTGTGTCAGGCAGCTGATGAGGCCGGGATAGATGTACCTAATAAAAAGCTTATAGTAGAGGTATTGCAATTTGTCAGGGAAAATGCCGCCAGTGATATCAATTTAAATATAGTAGCGGAAAAATTTGATCGTACTCCGGCGTATATGAGTGCTTTATTCAAAAAAGGTACCGGAATGGGTTTCAATGAATATATTACCAGCATCCGTATGGCTATGGCTAAAAAGCTGCTTGCCGACACAAGCATTCCTATAGGTGAGGTAAGTGGTCTTTGTGGATATATAAACCCCAAGTATTTTTCTGTAGTGTTTAAAAATACTTTTGGTGTAAGCCCGGTTGTATACAGGCAAAACTCTATGCATTAA
- a CDS encoding GolD/DthD family dehydrogenase, which produces MLEYCGADLNFSLQGKTAIITGGAAGIGLATAHFFKGKGVNCVLADLNPEADKIAHELGDNCIGVSGDITKAEYRQSVINAAVKRFGSVDILVNCAGIVALDSAETLNDDMWDKTISINLTASFKMAQAVGKYMIDAGKKGSIVNMASQAGVIALDKHVAYCASKGGIIAMTKVMAYEWGKYGIRVNAVSPTVVLTDLGKKAWEGPVGDAFKKEMPSERFAEPDEIAGAIAFLCSGAAGMITGHNLLIDGGYTIK; this is translated from the coding sequence ATGTTGGAATACTGCGGAGCAGATTTGAATTTCTCGTTGCAAGGCAAAACAGCAATAATCACAGGAGGTGCAGCAGGAATAGGACTGGCTACTGCACACTTTTTTAAAGGAAAAGGTGTTAATTGTGTTTTAGCAGATCTCAATCCTGAAGCTGATAAAATTGCACATGAGCTGGGTGATAATTGCATAGGTGTTTCTGGTGATATAACAAAGGCGGAGTACAGACAATCTGTTATTAATGCAGCAGTAAAAAGATTCGGCAGTGTTGATATTCTTGTAAACTGTGCAGGCATAGTAGCATTGGATAGTGCTGAAACTTTAAATGATGATATGTGGGATAAGACAATAAGCATAAACCTGACAGCCTCCTTCAAGATGGCTCAGGCGGTTGGAAAATATATGATCGATGCAGGTAAAAAAGGTTCTATCGTTAATATGGCATCACAGGCAGGTGTTATTGCACTTGACAAGCACGTTGCCTATTGTGCCAGCAAGGGTGGAATTATTGCAATGACAAAGGTAATGGCATATGAATGGGGCAAGTACGGTATCAGGGTAAATGCAGTTTCACCTACAGTAGTTCTTACCGATTTGGGCAAAAAGGCTTGGGAAGGCCCCGTTGGAGATGCCTTTAAGAAAGAAATGCCTTCTGAACGTTTTGCAGAACCCGATGAGATTGCCGGTGCCATAGCATTTCTATGCAGTGGTGCAGCAGGTATGATTACAGGACACAATCTGCTTATTGATGGAGGCTATACTATAAAATAG
- a CDS encoding substrate-binding domain-containing protein, translating into MKRMKRLVAMLVAAIMLITFAACSSDTSKNSSEESKSSDTTKVTETSKPADKKIVVGMTLYSLKNEFTVRLSNAAKKKAAELGVELKIYDGNYDPNTQINQVETMISDGVDAIILNPQDAKACAVAVDKAAAANIPVIGVNTRVDSEKLTSYVGSKDVYAGELEMQAIADKIGGKGNIVILDGPLGQSAQLERSEGIQNVLKKYPDIKVLAEKTANWSRSEAMTVMENWLQAFDKIDAVVAENDEMALGARKAIEAKKLDIPTIGVDGITDALDAVEKGTLIATIFQDGAGQGSKALEIAVAKAKGENVDKEYWIDFEPVTKDNVAEFKQRAQ; encoded by the coding sequence ATGAAAAGAATGAAAAGACTCGTAGCAATGCTAGTAGCTGCAATAATGCTAATCACTTTCGCAGCTTGTTCTTCAGACACCAGCAAAAATTCGTCGGAAGAATCCAAGTCTTCTGACACAACTAAAGTAACTGAAACAAGCAAGCCTGCTGACAAAAAAATTGTTGTTGGAATGACACTGTACAGTCTAAAAAATGAATTCACAGTCCGCCTTTCAAATGCTGCTAAGAAGAAAGCAGCAGAATTGGGAGTGGAACTCAAGATTTATGACGGTAACTATGATCCAAACACACAAATAAACCAGGTAGAAACAATGATTTCTGACGGTGTGGATGCTATTATTCTAAATCCTCAGGATGCAAAGGCCTGTGCGGTAGCGGTTGATAAGGCTGCAGCAGCAAATATACCTGTAATCGGAGTTAACACACGTGTTGACAGCGAAAAACTTACAAGTTACGTTGGCTCAAAGGACGTATATGCAGGTGAATTGGAGATGCAGGCAATTGCTGATAAGATCGGTGGAAAGGGCAACATAGTTATACTTGATGGTCCTCTCGGACAATCAGCTCAGCTAGAACGCAGCGAGGGAATCCAAAATGTACTTAAGAAATATCCTGATATAAAGGTTTTGGCAGAAAAAACAGCAAACTGGTCACGTTCAGAAGCAATGACAGTTATGGAAAACTGGTTGCAGGCTTTTGACAAGATAGATGCAGTTGTTGCTGAAAATGATGAAATGGCACTGGGTGCAAGAAAAGCAATTGAAGCTAAGAAACTGGATATCCCTACAATCGGTGTTGATGGTATAACAGATGCTTTGGATGCTGTAGAAAAAGGAACATTAATTGCAACAATATTCCAAGATGGTGCAGGACAAGGAAGTAAAGCATTAGAAATTGCTGTTGCTAAAGCTAAAGGCGAAAATGTTGACAAGGAATACTGGATTGATTTTGAACCCGTAACAAAGGACAATGTAGCAGAATTCAAGCAAAGAGCACAATAA